In a genomic window of Candidatus Binatia bacterium:
- the nth gene encoding endonuclease III, producing MPRIPFPKKKVPRSVAIEELAILERAYPRAVTALEYENEFQLLVAVILSAQCTDARVNMTTPALFARYPTPQKLARARQTDVEKIVKSCGFFRMKAKNVIACARDLVERFGGKVPREREQLESLAGVGRKTASVVMAAAFNEAALAVDTHVFRVSHRLGLTLGTTPRQVEDDVTALVPSAKWGDASHWLILHGRAICKAPTPQCARCPVNALCPTPRIIARATSGSGRAAGARKGGA from the coding sequence GCGCCTATCCGCGCGCGGTAACGGCCCTCGAATACGAGAACGAGTTTCAACTTCTCGTCGCGGTCATTCTCTCCGCGCAGTGCACCGACGCCCGGGTCAACATGACGACGCCGGCGCTCTTCGCCCGCTATCCGACGCCGCAGAAGCTCGCTCGCGCCCGCCAAACGGACGTGGAGAAGATCGTCAAGTCGTGCGGGTTCTTCCGCATGAAGGCGAAGAACGTCATCGCCTGCGCGCGCGATTTGGTCGAGCGCTTCGGCGGGAAAGTTCCGCGCGAACGCGAGCAGCTCGAATCGCTGGCGGGCGTCGGCCGTAAGACGGCGAGCGTCGTGATGGCGGCAGCCTTCAACGAGGCGGCGCTCGCCGTGGATACGCACGTCTTTCGCGTCTCGCACCGGCTCGGACTGACGCTCGGCACGACGCCGCGTCAGGTCGAAGACGACGTTACCGCGCTCGTGCCTTCAGCGAAGTGGGGCGACGCGTCGCACTGGTTGATCCTTCACGGCCGCGCGATCTGTAAGGCACCGACGCCGCAGTGCGCGCGCTGTCCGGTCAACGCGCTCTGTCCGACCCCGCGCATCATCGCGCGCGCTACGTCGGGCAGCGGCCGTGCGGCGGGTGCCAGGAAGGGGGGAGCCTGA